One Longimicrobiaceae bacterium genomic region harbors:
- a CDS encoding phenylalanine 4-monooxygenase: MTGSVATEPSIFIEQHWDAYTPEEHGTWGILYERRMKELRETGSRVFLEGAEAIGLRRDIVPDLADVNRRLSARTGWRSVAVGGFIPARDFFACLAQRMFPTTIIVRPREQLEYLPEPDIFHDVFGHVPLHADPVFADFLQLFGQVASRARSEEEMTRMARLFWFTVEFGLVHEEGRTKVYGSGLISSIGDAANALGPRCDRRPFDLDAVMDQHFEIDRFQDVLFVVDSFEQLFQAVKDAERRMEAA, translated from the coding sequence ATGACCGGATCCGTTGCCACCGAGCCGTCCATCTTCATCGAGCAGCACTGGGACGCCTACACCCCGGAGGAGCACGGCACCTGGGGGATCCTGTACGAGCGCCGCATGAAGGAGCTGCGCGAGACCGGGAGCCGCGTCTTCCTGGAGGGCGCCGAGGCGATCGGGCTGCGGCGCGACATCGTCCCCGACCTGGCGGACGTGAACCGTCGGCTGTCCGCCCGCACCGGGTGGCGCTCCGTTGCAGTGGGCGGCTTCATCCCGGCGCGCGACTTCTTCGCGTGCCTCGCGCAGCGGATGTTCCCCACCACCATCATCGTACGGCCGCGCGAGCAGCTGGAGTACCTGCCGGAGCCGGACATCTTCCACGACGTGTTCGGGCACGTCCCGCTGCACGCCGACCCGGTCTTCGCCGACTTCCTTCAGCTGTTCGGCCAGGTGGCGAGCCGCGCGCGGAGCGAGGAGGAGATGACGCGCATGGCCCGGCTCTTCTGGTTCACGGTGGAGTTCGGGCTGGTGCACGAGGAGGGGCGGACAAAGGTGTACGGGAGCGGCCTGATCTCCTCCATCGGCGACGCCGCCAACGCGCTGGGCCCCCGCTGCGACCGCCGCCCCTTCGACCTGGACGCGGTGATGGACCAGCACTTCGAGATCGACCGCTTCCAGGACGTGCTGTTCGTGGTGGACTCGTTCGAGCAGCTCTTCCAGGCCGTCAAGGACGCCGAGCGCAGAATGGAGGCCGCATGA
- a CDS encoding HD domain-containing protein, producing the protein MNGPEDTGRIARQLRFVVEIDRLKTVLRQTLLTDASRQENSAEHSWHLALMAALLAEHAGEPVDVARTMKMVLVHDLVEIDAGDAFCYDAAANVGKEERERLAAERVFGLLPAGQAEELRSLWEEFEEGTTPEARFAVALDRLQPLLQNLHSGGGSWRAHGIAREQVLRRMDPIRVGAPALWPVVLEVVEQAVAAGHLRAAEGLDGAARSR; encoded by the coding sequence ATGAACGGACCCGAAGACACCGGCCGCATCGCCCGGCAGCTCCGTTTCGTGGTGGAGATCGACCGGCTCAAGACCGTGCTCCGGCAGACGCTGCTGACCGACGCCTCGCGGCAGGAGAACAGCGCCGAGCACTCGTGGCACCTGGCGCTCATGGCCGCCCTCCTGGCCGAGCACGCCGGGGAGCCGGTGGACGTCGCCCGGACCATGAAGATGGTGCTGGTGCACGACCTCGTGGAGATCGACGCCGGGGACGCCTTCTGCTACGACGCCGCGGCCAACGTGGGGAAGGAGGAGCGGGAGCGGCTCGCCGCGGAGCGCGTCTTCGGCCTCCTCCCCGCCGGGCAGGCGGAGGAGCTGCGCTCTCTCTGGGAGGAGTTCGAGGAGGGAACGACCCCCGAGGCGCGCTTCGCCGTCGCGCTCGACCGCCTCCAGCCCCTCCTCCAGAACCTCCACTCCGGCGGGGGGAGCTGGCGGGCGCACGGGATCGCGCGGGAGCAGGTGCTCCGCCGCATGGACCCCATCCGCGTGGGCGCCCCGGCGCTCTGGCCGGTCGTCCTGGAGGTGGTGGAGCAGGCCGTCGCGGCCGGTCACCTCCGTGCGGCCGAAGGCCTTGACGGGGCGGCCCGCAGCCGCTAG
- a CDS encoding aminotransferase class V-fold PLP-dependent enzyme — protein sequence MLTCQKTRFSLPEGLHYLNCAYMGPLSVRVEEAGIAGIRLRRDPTSIGPADFFAGAEGVRERFARLVNAPDPRQVALVPAVSYGMAVVARNTPLRAGQNVVVAHEQFPSNVYPWRRLAAESGAEVRAVAPPEGAERRGERWNARLLEAIDAGTALVALGNVHWADGTRFDLEAVGERAREVGAALVVDGTQSVGALPFDMQRVRPDALVCASYKWLMGPYGMGVAWFGPRYLDGAPLEENWISREGSEDFAGLVRYRDAYQPGALRYDVGERSNPVLLPMLSAALDQLLEWTPEGIQAYCRALTAELVEEARALGYGVEDERWRGAHLFGLRAPAGVELARVQEALARRRVAVSVRGASLRVAPNVYNDAADVAALLDTLREAAA from the coding sequence ATGCTCACCTGCCAGAAGACCCGGTTCTCCCTCCCCGAGGGGCTGCACTACCTGAACTGCGCCTACATGGGCCCGCTCTCAGTGCGCGTGGAGGAGGCGGGGATCGCCGGGATCCGGCTGCGGCGCGACCCCACCTCCATCGGCCCGGCGGACTTCTTCGCCGGGGCGGAGGGGGTGCGGGAGCGCTTCGCCCGCCTGGTGAACGCCCCCGACCCGCGGCAGGTCGCCCTCGTCCCGGCGGTGTCGTACGGGATGGCGGTCGTGGCGCGGAACACCCCGCTGCGCGCCGGCCAGAACGTGGTGGTGGCGCACGAGCAGTTCCCCAGCAACGTCTACCCGTGGCGCCGGCTCGCCGCGGAGAGCGGCGCCGAGGTGCGCGCGGTCGCCCCGCCGGAGGGCGCGGAGCGGCGGGGCGAGCGGTGGAACGCGCGGCTGCTGGAGGCGATCGACGCCGGGACCGCGCTGGTGGCGCTGGGGAACGTGCACTGGGCGGACGGCACCCGCTTCGACCTGGAGGCCGTGGGCGAGCGCGCCCGCGAGGTGGGGGCGGCGCTGGTGGTGGACGGCACCCAGTCGGTGGGCGCCCTCCCCTTCGACATGCAGAGGGTCCGGCCCGACGCGCTGGTGTGCGCCTCGTACAAGTGGCTGATGGGGCCCTACGGCATGGGGGTGGCCTGGTTCGGACCGCGCTACCTGGACGGGGCGCCGCTGGAGGAGAACTGGATCAGCCGGGAGGGGAGCGAGGACTTCGCCGGGCTGGTCCGCTACCGGGACGCGTACCAGCCCGGGGCGCTGCGCTACGACGTGGGGGAGCGCTCGAACCCCGTCCTCCTCCCCATGCTCTCCGCCGCGCTGGACCAGCTCCTGGAGTGGACCCCGGAGGGGATCCAGGCGTACTGCCGCGCGCTCACGGCCGAGCTGGTGGAGGAGGCGCGCGCCCTGGGCTACGGCGTGGAGGACGAGCGCTGGCGGGGCGCCCACCTCTTCGGGCTCCGCGCCCCCGCCGGCGTGGAGCTGGCGCGCGTGCAGGAGGCCCTGGCGCGCAGGCGGGTCGCCGTCTCCGTGCGGGGCGCCTCGCTGCGCGTGGCGCCCAACGTCTACAACGACGCCGCCGACGTGGCGGCGCTGCTCGACACGCTGCGGGAGGCCGCCGCGTGA
- a CDS encoding LLM class flavin-dependent oxidoreductase, with protein sequence MRFGYWLPVFGGWLRNVEDEGMEASWDYVRRLAQRSERIGFDLTLVAELNLNDIKGVDAPSLDAWSTTAALAAVTERLEIMTAVRPTFHSPALLAKQAASIDRISGGRLALNVVSSWWATEAKKYGVHFDQHDDRYARTSEWLDVVDGMWKEPVFSYEGKYYSVDEAILEPKPARKPRPVLYAGGESPAAKDLISRKCDAWLTHGDPPETIGAKVADMRERRERLELPPMRFGAAGYAVVRPTEAEAAREVERITDVRQSAKGFANYRDWIDNTQLEQRVSLEDYSVSNRGLRSGLVGTPEQVAERILEFERAGLDLLLLQFSPQHEEMERFAEEVIPLVNGASVLG encoded by the coding sequence ATGCGCTTCGGATACTGGCTCCCGGTCTTCGGCGGGTGGCTCCGCAACGTCGAGGACGAGGGGATGGAGGCGAGCTGGGACTACGTCCGCCGCCTGGCGCAGCGCAGTGAGCGGATCGGCTTCGACCTGACCCTGGTCGCCGAGCTGAACCTGAACGACATCAAGGGGGTGGACGCCCCGTCGCTGGACGCGTGGAGCACCACCGCGGCGCTCGCGGCGGTGACCGAGCGGCTGGAGATCATGACCGCCGTCCGCCCCACCTTCCACTCCCCCGCGCTGCTCGCCAAGCAGGCCGCCAGCATCGACCGCATCTCCGGCGGGCGGCTGGCGCTGAACGTGGTCTCCTCCTGGTGGGCCACGGAGGCGAAGAAGTACGGGGTCCACTTCGACCAGCACGACGACCGCTACGCCCGCACCTCCGAGTGGCTGGACGTGGTGGACGGGATGTGGAAGGAGCCCGTCTTCTCGTACGAGGGGAAGTACTACTCGGTGGACGAGGCCATCCTGGAGCCCAAGCCCGCGCGGAAGCCCCGCCCCGTCCTGTACGCCGGGGGCGAGTCCCCCGCCGCCAAGGACCTCATCTCGCGCAAGTGCGACGCCTGGCTCACCCACGGCGACCCGCCGGAGACCATCGGCGCCAAGGTGGCGGACATGCGCGAGCGCCGGGAGCGCCTGGAGCTGCCCCCCATGCGCTTCGGGGCGGCGGGGTACGCGGTGGTGCGCCCCACGGAGGCGGAGGCGGCGCGCGAGGTGGAGCGGATCACCGACGTGCGGCAGAGCGCCAAGGGGTTCGCCAACTACCGGGACTGGATCGACAACACGCAGCTGGAGCAGCGCGTCTCGCTGGAAGACTACTCCGTCTCCAACCGCGGCCTGCGCTCCGGGCTGGTGGGCACCCCCGAGCAGGTGGCGGAGCGGATCCTGGAGTTCGAGCGCGCCGGGCTGGACCTGCTGCTGCTGCAGTTTTCCCCGCAGCACGAGGAGATGGAGCGGTTCGCGGAGGAGGTGATCCCGCTGGTGAACGGGGCCTCCGTGCTCGGTTGA
- a CDS encoding GNAT family N-acetyltransferase, producing MAGADDLTIRDARPDEREAIHDLTLAAYAEFAEVMAPTAWRGLEQALRRALAAEEGAERIVAERHGRLVGSVMLFAPAKSAYGGGVDAVPWPELRLLAVAPQARGDGVGAALVRECVRRARASGARELGLHTSESLKVAMRMYERMGFVRAPEHDFQPPGAELVRAYRLPLDDAGA from the coding sequence ATGGCGGGAGCGGACGACCTGACCATCCGCGACGCGCGGCCGGACGAGCGCGAGGCCATCCACGACCTCACCCTGGCGGCGTACGCGGAGTTCGCGGAGGTGATGGCACCCACCGCCTGGCGGGGGCTGGAGCAGGCGCTGCGCCGGGCGCTGGCCGCGGAGGAGGGCGCCGAGCGCATCGTGGCGGAGCGGCACGGAAGGCTGGTGGGCAGCGTCATGCTCTTCGCCCCGGCGAAGAGCGCGTACGGCGGCGGCGTGGACGCGGTCCCCTGGCCGGAGCTGCGCCTGCTGGCCGTGGCACCCCAGGCGCGCGGGGATGGCGTGGGCGCGGCGCTCGTGCGCGAGTGCGTGCGCCGGGCCCGGGCGTCGGGCGCCCGGGAGCTCGGCCTGCACACCTCGGAGAGCCTGAAGGTGGCGATGCGGATGTACGAGCGCATGGGCTTCGTCCGCGCCCCGGAGCACGACTTCCAACCCCCCGGGGCCGAGCTCGTCCGGGCATACCGGCTGCCGCTGGACGACGCAGGGGCTTGA
- a CDS encoding glutathione S-transferase family protein — MSTHAQLPSETSADGRFVRQAYTIRDRITADGSSGFPAEPGRYHLYVSLACPWAHRAIIVRKLLGLEDVVSMSVVDPIRDERGWAFREGEGHGPDPVCGFRFLSEAYLRTDPGYTGRYTVPCIWDRVTGRLVTNNYPDITLDFETEFRAFHRPGAPDLYPEPLRDRIDEVNALVYEDVNNGVYRAGFATRQEAYEEAVSTLFARLDWLEARLAGERYLVGGQLTEADVRLFTTLVRFDAVYVGHFKCNLRRLVDYPALWGYARDLYQRSGFGETVSFDHIKRHYYVTHDRLNPARIVPVGPLVDWDAPHGRERLA, encoded by the coding sequence ATGAGCACCCACGCGCAGCTTCCCTCCGAGACCAGCGCGGACGGCCGCTTCGTCCGGCAGGCGTACACCATCCGGGACCGGATCACCGCCGACGGCTCGTCCGGGTTCCCGGCCGAGCCGGGGCGCTACCACCTGTACGTCTCGCTGGCCTGCCCGTGGGCGCACCGGGCGATCATCGTGCGGAAGCTGCTCGGGCTGGAGGACGTGGTCTCCATGTCCGTGGTGGACCCCATCCGCGACGAGCGTGGGTGGGCCTTCCGCGAAGGCGAGGGGCACGGCCCGGACCCGGTGTGCGGCTTCCGCTTCCTTTCCGAGGCGTACCTCCGCACCGACCCGGGCTACACCGGGCGCTACACGGTGCCCTGCATCTGGGACCGCGTCACCGGGCGGCTGGTGACGAACAACTACCCCGACATCACCCTCGACTTCGAGACCGAGTTCCGGGCGTTCCACCGGCCGGGCGCGCCCGACCTGTACCCGGAGCCCCTCCGCGACCGGATCGACGAGGTCAACGCGCTGGTCTACGAGGACGTGAACAACGGCGTCTACCGGGCCGGCTTCGCCACCCGGCAGGAGGCGTACGAGGAGGCGGTGAGCACGCTCTTCGCGCGGCTCGACTGGCTGGAAGCGCGGCTCGCCGGGGAGCGCTACCTGGTCGGGGGGCAGCTCACGGAGGCGGACGTCCGCCTGTTCACCACGCTGGTGCGCTTCGACGCGGTGTACGTGGGGCACTTCAAGTGCAACCTGCGCCGCCTGGTGGACTATCCCGCCCTCTGGGGGTACGCCCGCGACCTGTACCAGCGCTCCGGCTTCGGCGAGACGGTGAGCTTCGACCACATCAAGCGCCACTACTACGTGACGCACGACCGCCTGAACCCCGCGCGCATCGTCCCCGTGGGCCCCCTCGTGGACTGGGACGCCCCGCACGGCCGCGAGCGCCTCGCCTGA
- a CDS encoding AAA family ATPase, with protein MDPLTSPYAIYLRALHLQREEVPSFEEYPFHLPAVRELEELTFTAPVTFLVGENGSGKSTLLEAVAAAWGFNPEGGSRNHLFATQPSHSVLHEYLRLVRGHRRAADGFFLRAESFYNVATEVDRLGVESAYGGRSLHEQSHGESFLALFMDRFYGGGFYLLDEPEAALSPSRQLSVLLRMHDLVRQQSQFLVATHSPILLGYPGADILLLDEGGIRRVEYEETEHYFVTREFLNHRSRMLAELLSDGG; from the coding sequence ATGGACCCGCTCACCTCGCCCTATGCGATCTACCTCCGCGCGCTGCACCTGCAGCGGGAGGAGGTGCCCTCGTTCGAGGAGTATCCCTTCCACCTTCCGGCGGTGCGGGAGCTGGAGGAGCTGACGTTCACCGCGCCCGTGACCTTCCTCGTGGGAGAGAACGGCTCGGGGAAGTCGACCCTCCTGGAAGCCGTCGCCGCGGCGTGGGGTTTCAACCCGGAGGGGGGGAGCCGCAACCACCTCTTCGCCACGCAGCCCTCCCACTCCGTCCTCCACGAGTACCTGCGCCTGGTGCGCGGCCACCGGAGGGCGGCCGACGGCTTCTTCCTTCGCGCGGAGAGCTTCTACAACGTGGCGACGGAGGTGGACCGGCTCGGGGTGGAGAGCGCCTACGGCGGCCGCTCGCTGCACGAGCAGTCGCACGGGGAGTCCTTCCTGGCCCTGTTCATGGACCGGTTCTACGGGGGAGGGTTCTACCTCCTGGACGAGCCCGAGGCCGCGCTCTCGCCCAGCCGCCAGCTCTCGGTGCTGCTGCGCATGCACGACCTCGTCCGGCAGCAGAGCCAGTTCCTGGTCGCGACGCACTCGCCCATCCTCCTGGGCTACCCGGGGGCGGACATCCTCCTGCTCGACGAGGGCGGGATCCGCCGCGTGGAGTACGAGGAGACGGAGCACTACTTCGTCACGCGCGAGTTCCTGAACCACCGCAGCCGGATGCTCGCCGAGCTCCTCTCCGACGGGGGCTGA
- a CDS encoding YihY/virulence factor BrkB family protein has product MTGGFFGRAERWAREHPLRIGETRLTLLLVRIVRSFLDVRVMGLAAEMTYYALLSVFPLIGALGASLGFLERITGPEAVEQVEAAVVLSLDAVFSTEVTRDVVAPMVRGLLQQERAGFAIGGFLVSLFLASRVFRSAIHTLDQAYCVEERRGVVALWTLGFLFALGAIVTATTVLGMVVVGPLLGGGRAIAERLGWGAAFEVAWAIARWPTVFVIATGFLAVLYRVGPNVRNTWRQCIPGALFGMAALVLVAVGFRVYLETTGVDSPQIRDADAAVAAGAQVVGAMLAALLWLWLSGIAVLTGGVVNAELSREHHDMPPRQV; this is encoded by the coding sequence ATGACCGGCGGCTTCTTCGGGCGCGCGGAGCGGTGGGCGCGCGAGCACCCGCTCCGGATCGGTGAGACCCGGCTCACCCTGCTCCTCGTCCGCATCGTACGGAGCTTTCTCGACGTGCGGGTAATGGGGCTGGCGGCCGAGATGACGTACTACGCCCTGCTCTCCGTCTTTCCGCTGATCGGTGCGCTCGGGGCGAGCCTCGGCTTCCTGGAGCGGATCACGGGACCGGAGGCGGTGGAGCAGGTGGAGGCCGCGGTCGTCCTGTCGCTGGATGCGGTGTTCAGCACCGAGGTCACCCGCGACGTGGTCGCCCCGATGGTGCGGGGACTTCTCCAGCAGGAGCGCGCCGGGTTCGCCATCGGCGGGTTCCTGGTCTCCCTCTTCCTCGCCAGCCGGGTCTTCCGCTCCGCGATCCACACGCTGGACCAGGCCTACTGCGTCGAGGAGCGGCGGGGGGTCGTGGCTCTCTGGACGCTCGGCTTCCTCTTCGCGCTCGGCGCGATCGTCACCGCGACCACGGTGCTCGGCATGGTCGTCGTCGGGCCCCTGCTCGGCGGCGGGAGGGCGATCGCGGAGCGGCTCGGCTGGGGCGCGGCGTTCGAGGTGGCCTGGGCGATCGCCCGCTGGCCGACGGTGTTCGTCATCGCGACCGGCTTCCTGGCCGTGCTCTACCGGGTCGGGCCGAACGTGCGGAACACGTGGAGACAGTGCATCCCCGGCGCCCTCTTCGGGATGGCCGCCCTGGTCCTGGTGGCGGTGGGGTTCCGCGTGTACCTGGAGACCACCGGCGTCGACAGCCCGCAGATCCGGGACGCCGACGCAGCGGTGGCCGCGGGTGCGCAGGTGGTCGGCGCCATGCTGGCCGCGCTCCTCTGGCTCTGGCTGAGCGGGATCGCCGTCCTCACCGGCGGCGTCGTGAACGCCGAGCTGAGCCGGGAGCACCACGACATGCCGCCCCGGCAGGTGTAG
- a CDS encoding type II toxin-antitoxin system RelE/ParE family toxin has product MSPTDKPLIWLHGEVKSPPFSAAARIEAGVLLRRLQRGEVLSLPHSRPMPGIGPRCHELRIVDENRTWRIVYRADADAIILADVFQKTTRQTPKHVIEICRRRLRQYDDLTRGG; this is encoded by the coding sequence ATGAGCCCGACAGACAAGCCGCTGATCTGGCTGCACGGCGAGGTGAAGAGTCCACCGTTTTCGGCCGCCGCTCGGATCGAAGCTGGCGTCCTGCTCCGACGCCTGCAGAGGGGTGAGGTTCTCTCGCTCCCCCACTCGCGCCCGATGCCCGGGATCGGCCCACGCTGCCATGAACTCCGCATCGTAGACGAGAACAGGACCTGGCGCATCGTCTACCGCGCCGATGCAGATGCGATCATCCTCGCGGACGTCTTCCAGAAGACGACTCGACAGACGCCCAAGCACGTGATCGAGATCTGCCGGCGCAGACTGCGGCAGTACGACGACCTGACCCGAGGAGGATAG
- a CDS encoding helix-turn-helix domain-containing protein, giving the protein MDESKRKRLEQVGWSVGSAQDFLGLSEEEAAFVELKLALAHSLRERRTEHGLSQTELARRIGSSQSRVAKMEASDPTVSLDLLVRGLLATGATRKDIAAAIAPKKRTRAA; this is encoded by the coding sequence ATGGACGAGAGCAAGCGCAAGCGCCTGGAGCAGGTGGGCTGGAGTGTGGGCTCCGCCCAGGACTTCCTCGGTCTCTCGGAGGAAGAGGCTGCCTTCGTGGAGTTGAAGCTCGCCCTGGCCCACAGTCTCCGGGAGCGCCGTACGGAACACGGGCTCAGCCAGACGGAGCTGGCCCGGCGGATCGGATCGAGCCAGTCACGCGTGGCGAAGATGGAAGCGAGCGATCCGACGGTGTCTCTGGACCTGCTCGTGCGGGGACTGCTCGCAACCGGTGCGACCCGGAAGGACATCGCAGCGGCGATTGCCCCGAAGAAGCGCACGCGCGCAGCCTGA
- a CDS encoding DUF4235 domain-containing protein, with the protein MNLSREQKWRAVSLGSAVLAAVVVRGGIRAVWKATRDDEPPLDPLREDSSWTDAVLFSVATGLTVGLARLGARAVAASALDEGKRPHLPGWTR; encoded by the coding sequence GTGAATCTCTCGCGTGAACAGAAGTGGAGGGCCGTCAGCCTCGGTTCGGCCGTCCTCGCCGCGGTGGTGGTCCGGGGCGGAATCCGGGCCGTGTGGAAGGCCACGCGCGACGACGAGCCCCCCCTCGACCCGCTGAGGGAGGACAGCTCGTGGACGGACGCGGTGCTGTTCTCGGTGGCGACAGGCCTGACCGTGGGACTGGCCCGCCTCGGAGCGCGAGCGGTCGCAGCCTCGGCCCTGGACGAGGGGAAGCGCCCGCACCTCCCCGGCTGGACGAGATGA
- a CDS encoding NHL repeat-containing protein — protein MPVRLQCPACSAPLDVPDTHAATTRCPYCGTGVLLTERSGRIEASVLEGQRGRAAPSATVTWVIGAAVILLVVGGVALLAIRPGGDPPAPDWPVPARAAAPVPPPMPEPPQFAEPVLRFGSEGVGAGRFTDARSVAVDGQGRIYVAEYSGGRVQVFDSLGTFLTQWTADPKKPLVDLEADRGGTVYVVQSGEVRRYEGATGQPLGRLASGGRATYSDIALAPDGTFWAVTWPHDIVHLGRDGSVLRTIDVREAIGDDASPARVAVAGTGDLFVTDQHTGEVYRLDRSGRFVDRFGGQRSGSFSHVAVDGRGRVYVGELGSGIRVFGMDGRQLASFGDGLVFGIAVNDRDEIFAAFRNRHEVVKFRPRE, from the coding sequence ATGCCCGTACGCCTCCAGTGCCCCGCCTGCTCCGCGCCGCTCGACGTGCCCGACACGCACGCGGCCACCACGCGGTGCCCCTACTGCGGGACCGGCGTCCTGCTGACCGAGCGGTCCGGCCGTATCGAGGCGTCCGTCCTGGAAGGCCAGCGGGGCAGGGCCGCGCCTTCCGCGACGGTGACGTGGGTCATCGGCGCCGCCGTGATCCTGCTGGTGGTCGGCGGCGTGGCGCTGCTGGCGATCCGGCCCGGCGGGGACCCGCCCGCGCCCGACTGGCCGGTGCCGGCCCGCGCCGCCGCTCCGGTGCCGCCGCCGATGCCCGAGCCGCCGCAGTTCGCCGAGCCCGTGCTCCGGTTCGGGAGCGAGGGAGTCGGCGCTGGCCGCTTCACCGACGCCCGCAGCGTCGCGGTGGACGGGCAGGGGAGGATCTACGTGGCCGAGTACTCGGGAGGCCGGGTGCAGGTGTTCGACTCGCTCGGCACCTTCCTCACCCAGTGGACGGCGGACCCGAAGAAGCCGCTGGTGGACCTGGAGGCGGACCGCGGCGGCACCGTCTACGTGGTGCAGTCCGGAGAGGTCCGCCGCTACGAGGGAGCCACGGGGCAGCCGCTCGGCAGGCTTGCCAGCGGGGGGCGTGCCACGTACTCCGACATCGCGCTGGCCCCGGACGGGACGTTCTGGGCGGTGACCTGGCCGCACGACATCGTGCACCTGGGCCGGGACGGCTCGGTGCTGCGGACCATCGACGTCCGCGAGGCGATCGGCGACGACGCCTCGCCCGCCCGGGTGGCGGTGGCGGGCACGGGCGACCTCTTCGTCACGGACCAGCACACCGGGGAGGTGTACCGGCTGGACCGCTCCGGACGCTTCGTCGACCGATTCGGTGGACAGCGGTCCGGGTCGTTCTCCCACGTCGCCGTCGACGGCCGGGGGCGGGTCTACGTGGGCGAGCTCGGCAGCGGGATCCGCGTCTTCGGCATGGACGGCCGGCAGCTCGCCTCCTTCGGAGACGGACTCGTCTTCGGGATCGCCGTCAACGACCGCGACGAGATCTTCGCCGCATTCCGCAACCGCCACGAGGTGGTGAAGTTCCGGCCGAGGGAGTGA